One Dermacentor silvarum isolate Dsil-2018 chromosome 10, BIME_Dsil_1.4, whole genome shotgun sequence genomic window carries:
- the LOC119431478 gene encoding uncharacterized protein LOC119431478 translates to MCSLVGEVSAARVGRGIRCTEKPAEDYQVVLPHLPTGASVLNTVFLHGDVKARPYRVEHVRDSLARLSLLPEVVALGAYQMNHLWAVTFKDEEGKKKILAADAFNVKDHRCMVIDPRDQGVRLKLYWLLHGVPDDDVRVALAPFGKVTEISRDKWKVKGCIDKGSTTRSVTLKLKVGVTVDDLPHQLRVAEDMALVFVPGRAPLCLRCRGTGHIRRECRVPRCGICRRFGHDDSQCVRSYASVTGPLRSDVVSEHLMDAADAEEASREYNDGAKTAATPPEASSGAVQEANGGAEPSAAASETIPETTTDDAESKAANTLLSVAQDADQEVTDAEMLTTGSVAAKRPYEDSDNIGKASASGTGEPPTKASTGRRSSVQPKPKLPPDRRVNPTTPPH, encoded by the coding sequence ATGTGCTCCCTTGTAGGGGAGGTTTCAGCGGCCCGTGTGGGCCGCGGTATCAGGTGTACTGAAAAGCCGGCTGAAGATTACCAGGTTGTTCTGCCTCATCTGCCCACAGGTGCGTCTGTTTTAAACACGGTGTTTTTGCATGGTGATGTAAAAGCCAGGCCATATCGAGTCGAGCATGTCCGAGACAGCCTTGCGCGTCTCTCACTGCTGCCGGAAGTGGTTGCCCTCGGGGCATACCAAATGAATCACCTGTGGGCAGTGACGTTTAAGGATGAGGAAGGCAAGAAGAAGATATTAGCGGCAGATGCGTTCAACGTTAAAGATCACCGCTGCATGGTCATCGACCCACGCGATCAAGGTGTCCGACTGAAGCTTTACTGGCTGCTTCATGGCGTACCGGACGATGACGTGCGAGTGGCTTTGGCGCCGTTTGGAAAAGTTACGGAAATCAGCAGAGACAAGTGGAAGGTCAAGGGATGCATCGACAAAGGATCAACAACCCGCTCGGTGACGCTGAAATTAAAGGTGGGCGTTACAGTGGATGACCTTCCTCACCAGCTGCGtgttgccgaagacatggcgctcGTCTTCGTTCCTGGCAGAGCGCCGCTCTGCCTCCGATGCCGTGGCACCGGACACATCCGACGAGAGTGCCGCGTTCCACGATGTGGGATCTGTCGGCGCTTCGGCCACGATGACTCCCAGTGCGTGCGTTCTTATGCCAGCGTTACAGGCCCACTCCGTAGCGACGTTGTGTCAGAACACCTGATggacgccgccgacgccgaagAAGCTAGCAGGGAATACAACGACGGCGCGAAGACTGCTGCAACGCCCCCTGAAGCTTCTTCAGGAGCTGTTCAGGAAGCGAATGGTGGTGCCGAGCCCTCGGCTGCAGCATCGGAAACGATACCAGAGACTACAACAGATGACGCGGAATCGAAGGCCGCAAACACGTTATTGTCAGTAGCGCAAGACGCCGACCAGGAGGTAACGGACGCCGAGATGctcacgaccggaagcgtcgCTGCAAAGCGGCCTTACGAAGACTCCGACAACATAGGGAAAGCGAGTGCGTCCGGCACCGGCGAGCCTCCAACGAAGGCGTCGACTGGGCGGCGGTCTTCGGTTCAACCGAAGCCAAAGTTGCCGCCTGACCGTAGGGTGAACCCTACAACGCCTCCGCACTAG